The nucleotide window TATCCGCTCCTTGATCCTTTTAAGTACCTCCTCGTCTGACAGGTGATCTGAATCAACAATCTTTTTAACACGAAGAGGTACGTTATCCATTCGATAAAATGTACCGGAAGCCGCTACACCTGCCTGTGCAACCGGGATTACAACCGCTGCCCATTCTGTTGTCGGGTTATTATGAGGTTCAAGATAGATTACAGGTATATTCTTTAGATGATCCACCGCATCAGCAGGTAAATGTGCACCCGGATCTGTTGCGACAATAAGCGCTGCATCCACCTCTTTTCGTGCGAGGAGACCTATCACACTGAACTCTCCCGGATTATATCTTGGGTAACCCCTGCTGAAGTTTACTGCCAGAGGATATCCTGTCTGCCATGTCATCACCTGATTTCCCCCTGCCACATTCCCGTGCCCCCTCATTGCCATGGCATAAAATCGTGTGTGATTGTTGATGTCACTCACAAGCAGGGCGAGTTGCTCTACATTTATGTCCCTCCCCCTGCACTGTGTTACGCCAAGGCCAAAAAAGATAACGCCGTATTTACATCCCCTGATCATCTCAGCAAGTTCACGCCATTTACTCACAGCGACGCCGCCAACCAGGGCATCGTCACCTTTCCCAATCGGGTTATTAGCCACAAGCGCCCTTAAGAGGGTTGCGATCTCAAATGTATTCCCGGGGGTAACCTGTATAAACCAGTCGGATGATTTTGTAGTGGGTGTGGGCCGTATATCAATGGAGACAATTTTGCGGCCTTTCCGCCCTTCAGGATGGAACATCCCTTTAGCAGATACCGAATACCGGGCAAGATGACGCATATGGGATTCAAGTGGGTTGCATCCCCAGAAGATCACGAGGTCCGCCCTGTTCTTTACCTCTCCAAGTGTGCACGAAGAGAGCCCCACCTGCTGCCTTGCCATGAGCCCCGGGCCGTGGCAGTATGAAGATGGATTATCCATTGTTGCATCAAGCAGCTCAGCTATTTGAACAAGCTCCCGCTGTGCCTCGGTGGTTGTGCTGCTTAAGCCATATACCAGGGGAAACCGCGCATTTGTAAGGATGTTTGCCGCTTCATTGAGCGCAGCATCAAGAGAGGCCGGCTTCCCTGCTACTTTAATGTCAGGGTTATTTGACTGCGCATGCATAAGCTTGTTGCGTCCGATCATGCATGCCTTTTTTACCTTGCTTATCCGGTTATCAAGAACCTCCACCTCAATGTCATCGCAAAGACACCCGCAGAAGGTGCATATTACATCACTGTGAACCTTTAATTCCTGATCCATTACTGCACCTGATGAGCAGGTTCAATGGTCACCTGCTCCCCTTTCCAGGCAGGGACACCTGTGCCATCTGTATTTGAGCCGCTTACAAGCCTGTTTGCAACAGGCCCGACTGGAAGAAAAAAGAGTTTTCTGGGTACATCTGATGCAATGCATGTCACTATGATCTCACCAAAGCGGTTTGACACCTTTACCTTCTGCCCCGGTGACATGTGCGCCTCAGCCATATCATCAGGATTAATACGGAGGGTGGAGATCTCTTCAAGATATTCGGGGTTCATTTTACCCCGCATCATCTCTGCCCCCTGCTTCCCGGTACGTACTGTTACAAGTAGACCGCTTATCCCGGCCATTTATTCTCTCCACATATTAGGCGATTATTTCAAATTTCCTGTTAAAACATTATGTTAGGCAAGGAGTATAGGAAAAGTAAAATAGCGTGTCAAGGAGATAGAAATATATCAAGGTTAAGAGTTCTTGTTTATATATGAGATTCAATCTGAAGGTATAAAAAATAGGAGAATAAGCATGCCTTCTTTAAGTGCTGATAAAACAATTGCTCAACTATCTGTTTTCTGATAATAATTTTTAAAGTTTTTTAAAAGAGGTACGGGTATAAGATATAGATGATGTCTATCCGGAAGCTGAAGAAGAGACCATAAAATGTTGAGATATGAATAAACAATCCCTTAAAGATATAATCGCTCTCGGAGAAGGTTACACTACCGAGTTTAAGCGTTCGGGAACAACCGGGCTCGGAAGGGAGATTTGTGCTTTTGCGAATGCACTTGGTGGGGTAATTTTAATTGGGGTAAATGACTCTGGTGAAATTGTTGGAGTAAAAGATCACAACCGGTTGAAATCAGAGGTTCAGACCATAGCGCGTTCTGCTGATCCACCAGTCTTAATTGAAACATCAAGTGTTGATGATGTACTATATATTGAAATTTCTGAACAGCATAGCAAGCCATATTCATTTGCAGGCAAATTTTATATTCGTGAAGGGGCCACTTCACAGCAGATGTCACGAGAAGAAATTCGAGAATTTTTCTTTAAAGAAGGTCTTATTAAATATGATCAGGTTCTATGCATTGAATATGATTTCGATAATGACCTTACTCCTGAAATATGGAAAAAGTTCGCCAAAGCAGCTCGTATACCTCCTGACATAAAAATGGAAACAGCCCTCGGCA belongs to Desulfatiglans sp. and includes:
- a CDS encoding formylmethanofuran dehydrogenase subunit B, which gives rise to MDQELKVHSDVICTFCGCLCDDIEVEVLDNRISKVKKACMIGRNKLMHAQSNNPDIKVAGKPASLDAALNEAANILTNARFPLVYGLSSTTTEAQRELVQIAELLDATMDNPSSYCHGPGLMARQQVGLSSCTLGEVKNRADLVIFWGCNPLESHMRHLARYSVSAKGMFHPEGRKGRKIVSIDIRPTPTTKSSDWFIQVTPGNTFEIATLLRALVANNPIGKGDDALVGGVAVSKWRELAEMIRGCKYGVIFFGLGVTQCRGRDINVEQLALLVSDINNHTRFYAMAMRGHGNVAGGNQVMTWQTGYPLAVNFSRGYPRYNPGEFSVIGLLARKEVDAALIVATDPGAHLPADAVDHLKNIPVIYLEPHNNPTTEWAAVVIPVAQAGVAASGTFYRMDNVPLRVKKIVDSDHLSDEEVLKRIKERITHAQNY